The Syngnathus typhle isolate RoL2023-S1 ecotype Sweden linkage group LG11, RoL_Styp_1.0, whole genome shotgun sequence genome contains a region encoding:
- the cdk4 gene encoding cyclin-dependent kinase 4: MAQGTSLQYERVAEIGGGAYGTVYKARDMESGRFVALKSVRVKTDHNGLPVSTVREVALLKRLEQFDHPNVVRLMDVCATQRTEQETKVTLVFEHVEQDLKTYLDKAPAPGLAPERIKDLMKQLLCGLAFLHSNRVMHRDLKPENILVTSQGQVKLADFGLARMYSCHMALTPVVVTLWYRPPEVLLQSSYATPVDIWSSGCIFAEMFKRKPLFCGESEVDQLGKIFEVIGLPQEQEWPTGVTLSRQHFPPFSARPITDCVPDIDEQGAQLLLGMLTFDPCDRISALNALDHPYFRNEEILTERKS, encoded by the exons ATGGCCCAGGGCACCAGCCTCCAGTATGAGCGAGTGGCAGAGATCGGCGGCGGCGCTTACGGGACCGTCTATAAGGCCCGTGATATGGAGAGTGGTCGCTTTGTGGCTCTAAAAAGCGTGCGAGTCAAAACGGACCATAATGGCCTGCCGGTCTCCACAGTCAGAGAGGTGGCTCTGTTGAAGCGACTGGAGCAGTTTGACCACCCCAATGTGGTCAG GCTTATGGACGTGTGTGCCACCCAGAGGACGGAGCAGGAGACTAAAGTCACTTTAGTCTTTGAACACGTAGAGCAAGATCTCAAGACGTACTTGGACAAAGCACCGGCTCCGGGGTTGGCCCCTGAACGCATCAAA gacCTGATGAAACAGCTGCTATGTGGTCTGGCATTCTTGCACTCAAACCGTGTAATGCACAGAGACCTGAAACCAGAGAATATTTTGGTAACCAGCCAGGGTCAGGTGAAGCTAGCTGACTTTGGACTTGCGCGCATGTACAGCTGCCACATGGCCCTCACTCCTGTG GTGGTGACACTGTGGTATCGGCCTCCTGAGGTTTTACTGCAGTCCAGCTACGCTACACCTGTGGACATCTGGAGCTCCGGCTGCATCTTTGCGGAAATGTTCAAACGAAA ACCTTTGTTCTGTGGAGAATCCGAAGTGGACCAACTCGGGAAAATCTTTGA AGTGATTGGTTTGCCACAAGAGCAGGAGTGGCCAACTGGTGTTACGCTTTCAAGACAACACTTCCCCCCTTTCTCGGCTCGCCCCATAACTGACTGTGTTCCAGATATAGACGAGCAGGGAGCGCAACTGCTGCTG GGAATGTTAACCTTTGACCCCTGCGATCGAATATCAGCTCTGAATGCACTAGATCATCCGTATTTTCGCAACGAGGAGATATTGACTGAGAGAAAAAGCTGA
- the LOC133162385 gene encoding E3 ubiquitin-protein ligase MARCHF9-like: protein MTEVIGGSSGQPLKLSCPGEEEEVKEEEEDKEEKDKRDCQVPGDKVKHLQEDTESFDNVAESEMCTPQCRICFQGPDKGELLSPCRCDGSVRYSHESCLVRWIRETGSWNCEICRFKYRVHSVCTKNPLKWESISLTLIEKVQIAAIILGLMFLIASLAWLIWSIVSPFAEFQRNSYIFQILYGMYVFMDFVCIGLLIQEGPSFYRIIRRWHTMNKKWRVLNYDKTKDLTSSRKKGARDVQSHTGEVPHNGQEPRRSCITFYVGNIILSILNRLRRPNNNNNNNNRAADNHEVSMRVTTV, encoded by the exons ATGACGGAGGTGATCGGAGGCTCTTCTGGGCAGCCGCTCAAACTCTCTTGTccgggagaggaagaggaggtcaaggaggaggaggaggacaaagaAGAGAAGGACAAGAGGGATTGCCAAGTCCCAGGTGACAAAGTTAAACACCTGCAGGAGGACACCGAATCCTTCGACAATGTTGCAGAAAGTGAAATGTGCACCCCGCAGTGTCGGATCTGCTTCCAGGGCCCAGACAAG GGAGAACTATTGAGCCCCTGCCGCTGTGATGGCTCTGTGCGCTACTCTCACGAGTCTTGCCTTGTCCGCTGGATCAGGGAAACAGGCTCCTGGAACTGTGAGATCTGCCGCTTTAAGTACCGAGTTCATTCCGTTTGCACCAAGAACCCACTGAAG TGGGAATCCATCTCTCTGACCTTGATTGAAAAGGTACAGATTGCAGCCATTATCCTGGGCTTGATGTTCCTCATAGCTAGTTTGGCTTGGCTTATATGGTCAATTGTCAGCCCCTTTGCAGAATTCCAGCGTAATAGTTATATCTTTCAGATATTATACGGCATGTACGTCTTCATGGACTTCGTTTGTATAG GACTTCTAATCCAAGAAGGACCATCTTTTTACCGGATCATAAGGCGCTGGCATACAATGAACAAAAAGTGGAGAGTACTAAAttatgacaaaacaaaagactTGACCAGTTCTAGAAAGAAAGGCGCCCGTGATGTGCAAAGTCACACTGGGGAAGTTCCACACAACGGGCAGGAGCCCAGACGGTCTTGTATTACCTTCTATGTTGGCAATATTATTCTGAGCATCCTCAACAGGCTAAGAAggcccaacaacaacaacaacaacaacaaccgtgCTGCTGACAACCATGAGGTCAGCATGAGGGTGACCACTGTATAG
- the mettl1 gene encoding tRNA (guanine-N(7)-)-methyltransferase isoform X1, with translation MEAEMSSSMPQKRYYRQRAHSNPMAHHSFDYPVCPEEMDWSTLYPQFFSEEQSGEGTPQVEFADIGCGYGGLLVELAPLFPDKLMLGLEIRVKVSDYVQDRIKSLRESNPGSYQNIACLRSNAMKYLPNFFRKGQLSKMFFLFPDPHFKKTKHKWRIISPTLLAEYAYTLRIGGLVYTITDVEEVHLWMVKHFSEHPLFLRVPDEELVDDVIISRLGVCTEEGKKVQRNEGKNFRAIFRRIEDPVLVDME, from the exons ATGGAAGCCGAGATGAGTTCGTCAATGCCGCAGAAGCGTTACTACAGACAACGAGCACATTCAAACCCGATGGCACATCATTCGTTTGACTA TCCTGTGTGTCCAGAGGAGATGGACTGGAGCACGCTCTATCCACAATTCTTTAGTGAGGAGCAATCTGGAGAAGGAACACCACAAGTTGAGTTTGCAGATATTGGGTGTGGATACGGTGGACTTTTAG TGGAGTTAGCTCCACTCTTTCCAGACAAACTCATGCTGGGTCTGGAGATCCGGGTGAAAGTGTCCGATTATGTCCAGGATCGTATCAAGTCATTACGTGAGAGCAATCCAGGAAGCTACCAGAACATTGCCTGCCTTCGCAGCAACGCCATGAAGTATCTTCCCAACTTCTTCAGGAAGGGACAG CTAAGTAAGATGTTCTTCCTTTTCCCGGATCCTCATTTTAAGAAGACCAAACACAAATGGAGGATCATCAGCCCTACGTTATTGGCAGAGTATGCCTACACACTTAGAATCGGG GGTTTGGTTTATACCATCACGGACGTGGAGGAGGTCCACCTTTGGATGGTGAAGCACTTTAGCGAACATCCGTTATTCTTGCGCGTCCCTGATGAAGAGCTG gttgatgatgtcatcatttcTCGATTAGGTGTGTGCacagaggaaggaaaaaaagtgcAGCGGAACGAAGGGAAAAACTTTCGCGCGATCTTCCGGCGGATTGAAGATCCAGTATTGGTGGACATGGaatga
- the mettl1 gene encoding tRNA (guanine-N(7)-)-methyltransferase isoform X2, giving the protein MDWSTLYPQFFSEEQSGEGTPQVEFADIGCGYGGLLVELAPLFPDKLMLGLEIRVKVSDYVQDRIKSLRESNPGSYQNIACLRSNAMKYLPNFFRKGQLSKMFFLFPDPHFKKTKHKWRIISPTLLAEYAYTLRIGGLVYTITDVEEVHLWMVKHFSEHPLFLRVPDEELVDDVIISRLGVCTEEGKKVQRNEGKNFRAIFRRIEDPVLVDME; this is encoded by the exons ATGGACTGGAGCACGCTCTATCCACAATTCTTTAGTGAGGAGCAATCTGGAGAAGGAACACCACAAGTTGAGTTTGCAGATATTGGGTGTGGATACGGTGGACTTTTAG TGGAGTTAGCTCCACTCTTTCCAGACAAACTCATGCTGGGTCTGGAGATCCGGGTGAAAGTGTCCGATTATGTCCAGGATCGTATCAAGTCATTACGTGAGAGCAATCCAGGAAGCTACCAGAACATTGCCTGCCTTCGCAGCAACGCCATGAAGTATCTTCCCAACTTCTTCAGGAAGGGACAG CTAAGTAAGATGTTCTTCCTTTTCCCGGATCCTCATTTTAAGAAGACCAAACACAAATGGAGGATCATCAGCCCTACGTTATTGGCAGAGTATGCCTACACACTTAGAATCGGG GGTTTGGTTTATACCATCACGGACGTGGAGGAGGTCCACCTTTGGATGGTGAAGCACTTTAGCGAACATCCGTTATTCTTGCGCGTCCCTGATGAAGAGCTG gttgatgatgtcatcatttcTCGATTAGGTGTGTGCacagaggaaggaaaaaaagtgcAGCGGAACGAAGGGAAAAACTTTCGCGCGATCTTCCGGCGGATTGAAGATCCAGTATTGGTGGACATGGaatga